In Lathamus discolor isolate bLatDis1 chromosome 1, bLatDis1.hap1, whole genome shotgun sequence, the following are encoded in one genomic region:
- the LOC136013127 gene encoding uncharacterized protein LOC136013127, whose protein sequence is MPYTCGIFDGTTLINCFEKQLKQEETSSENKEAQRNFNFPEDVLFGLEEEEEDAKSIKNTHKQTGWAANLLKQWLAKNGKDPSFELVPVSELNDILREFYYTIRNHDGNTYSVASYKSMRAGLNRHLKMPPYNRQICLMKDKEFASANMVFVSVLKMLRMQGKDETHHHPPIAAEDLRKIKESGVLGLHSPLALVNKVWFDLQLHFAKRGREILRDLAPDAFVVEKDKNGRRYAMFRYPGKGKNGEDPHKMGKMYDMPGDPNCPVFSLELYLSKLPPEPPAFYLHPLKLTSEQMQEQPVWYKREPMGVNYLGTMMPRISVAARLSQRYTNHSLRTTTIQLLCEAGLGPREIMAVTGHRSESAIRHYWGAAEVRYRAWSDVIENNAPNCLYGKIPNEVIKESLSGASASSINDVVLEQSRILFPKKSVVPPGAVSVTLVPEGHQALNSKSPILLNHSSSKVFLSKNMASVNLTASPLQGCCNKPVFIKGVIKQEPMT, encoded by the coding sequence ATGCCGTATACTTGTGGCATATTTGATGGTACAACTTTGATCAATTGTTTCGAAAAGCAGTTGAAACAGGAGGAGACttcatcagaaaataaagaagcacAGAGGAATTTTAACTTCCCTGAGGATGTCCTCTTTGGcttggaggaagaggaagaggatgcTAAGAGCATAAAAAACACCCACAAGCAGACTGGCTGGGCAGCTAACCTATTAAAACAATGGCTGGCCAAAAATGGCAAGGATCCTAGCTTTGAATTGGTCCCAGTAAGTGAACTCAATGATATCTTAAGAGAGTTTTATTATACGATAAGAAATCACGATGGAAATACCTACAGTGTGGCAAGCTACAAGTCAATGCGTGCTGGTTTAAACCGGCATCTCAAAATGCCACCTTATAATCGTCAGATTTGCTTAATGAAGGACAAAGAGTTTGCTAGTGCAAACATGGTATTTGtgagtgtgctgaagatgctgcgCATGCAGGGAAAGGATGAGACTCACCACCATCCTCCTATAGCTGCTGAGGACTTGCGTAAGATTAAAGAATCTGGTGTGCTGGGATTGCACAGTCCACTGGCACTCGTCAACAAGGTGTGGTTTGATTTGCAGTTGCATTTTGCCAAACGAGGGAGGGAAATTTTAAGAGATCTGGCTCCAGATGCTTTTGTTGTTGAGAAGGACAAGAATGGGCGTCGATACGCTATGTTTAGGTATCctggcaaaggaaaaaatggagAAGATCCTCATAAAATGGGTAAAATGTATGATATGCCAGGGGACCCAAACTGTCCTGTTTTTTCATTGGAGCTTTATTTGTCTAAGTTGCCTCCAGAGCCCCCTGCCTTTTACCTGCATCCTTTAAAGTTAACATCAGAGCAAATGCAAGAACAGCCTGTCTGGTACAAGAGAGAACCAATGGGTGTGAACTACTTAGGTACCATGATGCCCAGGATAAGTGTGGCAGCCAGGCTCTCTCAGCGATACACCAATCATTCTCTCCGAACTACCACCATCCAGCTACTGTGTGAAGCAGGACTGGGGCCTAGAGAAATAATGGCAGTGACAGGCCATCGCTCTGAATCTGCTATTAGACACTACTGGGGAGCTGCGGAAGTTCGCTACAGGGCTTGGTCAGATGTAATAGAGAATAATGCCCCAAACTGCCTTTATGGTAAGATCCCAAATGAAGTGATAAAAGAATCACTATCTGGTGCGTCCGCCTCTTCTATAAACGATGTTGTTCTagaacaaagcagaattttatTTCCTAAGAAATCTGTGGTGCCACCTGGTGCTGTCTCTGTGACTTTAGTCCCAGAGGGCCACCAAGCTCTGAATTCCAAAAGCCCCATACTGTTGAACCACAGTTCTTCCAAAGTGTTTCTCTCCAAGAACATGGCCAGTGTGAACCTAACTGCCAGTCCCCTTCAAGGCTGTTGTAACAAACCTGTCTTTATAAAGGGTGTGATAAAACAAGAACCAATGACTTGA